In Vibrio atlanticus, the following proteins share a genomic window:
- a CDS encoding RecQ family ATP-dependent DNA helicase: protein MIEQKLKQVFGFDSLRNGQKQVIDNVLSGHSTAAIFPTGSGKSLCYQLPALELPHLTLVISPLLALMKDQLSFLHSKGISAAAIESSQDRQTTQQVMQSVRNGDTKILMISVERLKNERFRQFISQVPISMLVVDEAHCISEWGHNFRPDYLKLPQYQKQLNIPQVLLLTATATTSVIQDMKSKFEIDEERVVVTGFYRQNLDLSIQPCEQTSKLETLCNVVNQASLAPTIVYVTLQQTAEMVAQQLRNAGVNAVAYHAGLKPENRDAIQHQFMNDDVNCIVATIAFGMGVDKSNIRRVIHFDLPKSIENYSQEIGRAGRDGQPSECILLANKYGLSTLENFVFGDTPDNISIQTVLKEIYENQNIAASGTNQWEIMLNQLSRESNIRQLPLKTLLVYLEIEGVIEPKYSYFADYKFKFIRTKQQITEQFQGERRHFVEAIFQCSPQARVWCQVDFDALWTHFQTDRQRVIAAIDYFNEQGWIELESKQITDVYAIHNTSEDMMQLSERLTELFKAKENSEINRLNQMLSFFEADTCLSSRLASYFADDKAPTNCGHCSVCRGEVAILPTVDVEPIDDETVMTWTHEFISASQQLITDEAITRFLCGIATPLSTKLKASKMVGYGKLEQQPFSDTLARVKQLPR, encoded by the coding sequence ATGATTGAGCAGAAGCTAAAACAAGTATTCGGATTCGACTCACTGCGTAATGGGCAAAAGCAAGTCATTGATAATGTTCTATCTGGTCACTCGACTGCCGCTATATTCCCAACAGGCTCAGGCAAGTCGCTTTGCTATCAATTGCCAGCATTAGAGTTGCCGCACTTAACCTTAGTGATATCACCATTGTTAGCCTTAATGAAAGACCAGCTCAGCTTCTTACACAGTAAGGGAATAAGCGCGGCTGCAATCGAATCAAGCCAAGACAGACAAACCACACAACAAGTGATGCAATCCGTGCGTAACGGGGACACCAAAATCCTAATGATCTCTGTTGAGCGCTTGAAGAACGAACGCTTTCGTCAGTTTATCTCCCAAGTTCCCATCTCTATGCTCGTAGTTGATGAAGCACACTGTATATCAGAATGGGGACACAACTTCAGACCAGACTACCTGAAGCTTCCCCAATACCAAAAGCAGCTCAATATTCCACAAGTACTGCTACTGACAGCTACTGCGACGACATCGGTTATCCAAGATATGAAGTCGAAGTTTGAAATTGATGAGGAACGCGTTGTGGTTACGGGTTTCTATCGTCAAAACCTCGACCTGTCGATTCAACCTTGCGAACAAACCAGCAAACTAGAAACCTTGTGCAATGTCGTTAACCAAGCATCTCTCGCTCCGACTATTGTTTATGTCACCCTTCAACAGACAGCAGAGATGGTGGCTCAGCAACTCCGTAATGCTGGCGTTAATGCCGTTGCTTACCATGCCGGTCTTAAGCCTGAAAACAGAGATGCCATTCAACATCAATTCATGAACGATGACGTGAACTGCATCGTGGCAACCATTGCTTTTGGTATGGGTGTCGATAAGTCCAACATTCGCCGAGTGATTCACTTTGACTTACCGAAATCGATCGAAAACTACTCGCAAGAGATAGGCAGAGCAGGCAGAGATGGTCAGCCTTCAGAATGTATTCTTCTCGCCAACAAATATGGTCTAAGTACACTAGAGAACTTCGTCTTTGGCGACACGCCAGACAACATATCAATTCAAACGGTCTTAAAAGAAATATACGAAAACCAAAACATTGCGGCTTCTGGCACAAACCAATGGGAAATCATGCTCAACCAACTATCGCGTGAGTCCAACATTCGTCAGTTACCACTTAAAACGCTACTGGTGTATCTCGAAATTGAAGGCGTGATTGAGCCTAAATACAGCTACTTTGCTGACTACAAATTTAAATTCATACGTACTAAGCAGCAGATCACCGAGCAATTCCAAGGCGAACGTCGCCATTTTGTGGAAGCGATTTTCCAATGTTCTCCTCAAGCAAGAGTATGGTGCCAAGTCGACTTCGACGCACTGTGGACACACTTCCAGACTGATCGTCAGCGTGTGATTGCGGCTATCGATTACTTCAATGAACAAGGCTGGATTGAATTGGAAAGTAAGCAGATCACGGATGTTTACGCGATCCACAATACGTCTGAAGATATGATGCAATTATCAGAACGTTTAACTGAGTTGTTTAAGGCAAAAGAGAACAGTGAAATAAACCGCCTTAACCAAATGCTGAGCTTCTTTGAGGCTGATACCTGCCTAAGCTCACGCCTAGCGAGTTACTTCGCCGATGATAAGGCACCAACAAACTGCGGTCATTGCTCTGTATGCCGTGGTGAAGTAGCAATATTACCAACCGTTGATGTTGAGCCTATTGATGATGAAACGGTAATGACATGGACCCATGAGTTCATTTCCGCAAGCCAACAATTGATCACCGACGAAGCCATTACTCGTTTTCTATGCGGAATCGCGACTCCACTTTCAACCAAGCTTAAAGCCAGCAAAATGGTTGGATACGGAAAGCTAGAGCAACAACCATTCAGTGATACCTTAGCGCGAGTTAAACAACTTCCTAGATAA
- a CDS encoding GreA/GreB family elongation factor, which yields MNKSELRQIIIEQLESRLRIAQSATQRAIDAATDEETVPEHKYDTLALEASYLAHGQAVRVQECEDDIQCYRNLVLRDSGKITVSSYVVVIDEHDQYKHFFMGPRVGGLSVTWNNNEVAIVTENAPFGQALMGKEVGDDIEFKVADKQFFYEVISID from the coding sequence ATGAATAAGTCTGAGCTTCGCCAAATAATCATAGAGCAACTCGAATCCCGATTACGTATTGCACAATCTGCTACTCAACGCGCTATTGATGCTGCGACCGATGAAGAGACTGTGCCTGAGCATAAGTACGACACTCTGGCTCTAGAAGCTTCGTATCTTGCTCACGGTCAAGCAGTAAGAGTGCAAGAGTGTGAAGATGACATTCAGTGTTATCGTAACTTAGTACTGCGTGATAGTGGGAAGATTACAGTGAGCAGCTATGTTGTGGTCATAGACGAGCATGATCAATACAAACATTTTTTTATGGGGCCGAGAGTCGGTGGGCTTTCTGTTACGTGGAATAACAATGAAGTTGCTATCGTGACGGAAAATGCACCTTTTGGTCAGGCTCTAATGGGGAAAGAAGTCGGTGATGACATTGAGTTTAAGGTCGCAGATAAACAGTTTTTCTATGAAGTAATATCTATCGACTAA
- a CDS encoding YggN family protein — protein MKNNVFMKNKMFMKNSVLIASLTAVISVVSLPTFAAQCRVDLKNELRIDDQKVEIHQVNGDAAVFDGNNDLYIHGEKVELDADQQAAIEKYRENMSEYLPRAKKMANDGLALANDVIDDIAASLDSPESFDNVKESMKTYFAELEARYYKDGELVLPADSFDSMANGWSEDFEKAKEIFNQEFISSAFNAMSEKMKQDGGLNLTELADSMTALKLKVEERMKEHSQQVQEEANEFCDSLDEMAEQEQQLHEIIPNLKDYQVFTI, from the coding sequence ATGAAAAACAATGTATTTATGAAAAACAAAATGTTTATGAAGAACAGTGTATTAATCGCATCGTTAACAGCGGTAATCTCTGTTGTGAGCCTGCCAACTTTTGCTGCTCAGTGTCGAGTTGATTTGAAGAATGAATTACGAATAGATGACCAGAAAGTCGAAATCCATCAAGTTAATGGTGATGCTGCCGTTTTTGATGGTAACAACGATCTCTATATCCATGGTGAGAAGGTTGAGCTTGATGCCGACCAACAAGCGGCGATTGAGAAATACCGCGAAAACATGAGCGAGTACTTACCACGAGCGAAAAAAATGGCTAACGATGGCTTAGCGTTAGCGAATGACGTTATTGATGACATTGCTGCTAGCCTAGATTCACCGGAATCATTTGATAATGTAAAAGAGTCAATGAAAACCTACTTTGCTGAACTGGAAGCTCGTTACTACAAAGATGGCGAGTTAGTGTTACCAGCAGACAGTTTTGATTCGATGGCCAATGGTTGGTCTGAAGATTTCGAGAAGGCTAAGGAGATCTTTAACCAAGAATTTATCTCTAGCGCTTTTAATGCGATGTCAGAAAAAATGAAACAAGATGGTGGTTTAAATCTTACTGAATTGGCTGACAGCATGACTGCATTAAAGCTTAAAGTTGAAGAGCGCATGAAAGAACACTCTCAACAAGTGCAAGAGGAAGCGAATGAGTTCTGTGATTCTCTTGATGAGATGGCAGAACAAGAGCAACAGCTGCATGAAATCATTCCGAACCTAAAAGACTATCAAGTCTTCACGATCTAA
- a CDS encoding sodium-dependent transporter: MDQQSSSSREHFSSRLGFILAAAGAAVGLGNIWGFPTQVASNGGGAFLLVYLIMIFVVAFPMLVVEMAIGRHGQANPVDSMRSLTTNPLGKKVGEFVGWIGLSVPSAVLAFYSIVGGWLICFLIGAVADLIGLEAAADWFKGFSVERNVFGTVAFYVLTILIVQGGVKQGIEKWSTRLMPALFVLFALLFVYIMTQSGAMEGLKHYLVPDFEKVWDRKLILAAMGQGFFSLTIGGCSMLVYGSYLSKKENLPKMAMNVTLVDTAVAFIAGLVVMPAMFVAMQKGVQIYAEDGSLLSSDTLVFTVLPLMFDSLGMLGQVFAIVFFLLLTIAALTSSISMLEAPVALVSERFKTRRTPTSWVIGGAIALFSVVIVYNFAAMFGMVAMIATQYLQPIAALMFCLFGGWVWSRASKVKELEQGCPDFQLGWFGKVWPMYVKFVCPILVATVIWASFG, translated from the coding sequence ATGGACCAACAATCTTCCTCTTCAAGAGAGCACTTTAGCTCTCGTTTGGGTTTTATTTTAGCAGCGGCGGGTGCAGCTGTTGGCTTAGGTAATATTTGGGGTTTCCCAACCCAAGTCGCCAGTAACGGCGGTGGTGCTTTTCTGCTTGTTTACCTAATTATGATTTTCGTGGTTGCTTTCCCTATGCTGGTGGTTGAGATGGCTATTGGTCGACATGGTCAAGCAAATCCTGTTGATAGCATGCGTTCTTTGACTACAAACCCGTTAGGCAAGAAAGTCGGTGAATTTGTCGGTTGGATTGGGTTGAGTGTTCCAAGTGCCGTGCTAGCGTTTTATAGCATTGTCGGTGGTTGGTTGATCTGCTTCCTAATTGGTGCTGTCGCTGACCTGATTGGTCTAGAGGCTGCTGCTGATTGGTTTAAAGGCTTCAGTGTTGAGCGCAATGTTTTTGGTACCGTCGCATTCTATGTGCTGACTATCTTGATTGTTCAGGGCGGTGTTAAGCAGGGGATCGAGAAATGGTCGACCCGTTTGATGCCTGCGCTATTTGTGTTATTTGCCTTATTGTTTGTTTACATCATGACGCAATCTGGCGCGATGGAAGGCCTAAAGCATTACCTCGTTCCAGACTTTGAGAAAGTGTGGGATAGAAAACTGATTCTGGCGGCAATGGGACAGGGCTTCTTCTCGCTCACTATTGGCGGTTGCTCGATGTTGGTTTATGGCTCTTACTTAAGTAAGAAAGAGAACCTGCCCAAAATGGCAATGAACGTTACCTTAGTTGATACCGCGGTTGCTTTTATTGCGGGCTTAGTCGTGATGCCAGCGATGTTTGTTGCGATGCAAAAAGGTGTTCAAATCTATGCCGAAGATGGCTCATTACTGAGCTCTGATACCCTAGTATTTACGGTTCTGCCTTTGATGTTTGATAGCTTAGGTATGCTGGGTCAGGTCTTCGCAATTGTGTTCTTCTTATTGCTAACGATTGCAGCACTGACTTCATCGATTTCAATGTTGGAAGCCCCTGTCGCTCTTGTTAGTGAGCGTTTTAAGACCAGACGAACGCCAACAAGTTGGGTAATTGGTGGTGCTATCGCGCTGTTTAGTGTGGTGATTGTTTACAACTTTGCTGCGATGTTTGGCATGGTGGCGATGATAGCCACTCAATACCTTCAACCGATCGCCGCATTGATGTTCTGTCTGTTTGGTGGTTGGGTATGGAGCCGAGCTTCAAAAGTGAAAGAGCTTGAACAAGGTTGCCCTGATTTTCAGCTGGGTTGGTTTGGTAAAGTTTGGCCAATGTATGTGAAGTTCGTGTGCCCAATTTTAGTCGCAACGGTTATCTGGGCATCTTTTGGCTAG
- the lipA gene encoding lipoyl synthase: MSKPIQMEKGVKYRDADKMALIPVKNMPAEQKEVLRKPAWMKIKLPSDSHRIQEIKSAMRKNNLHSVCEEASCPNLAECFNHGTATFMILGAICTRRCPFCDVAHGRPNAPEAEEPKKLAKTIKDMKLKYVVITSVDRDDLRDGGAQHFADCNREIREQNPNIRIETLVPDFRGRMDVALELMKDNPPDVFNHNLETAPRLYRKARPGANYKWSLDLLRKFKEQHPSIPTKSGVMMGLGETKEEIVQVLKDLREHGVTMLTLGQYLAPSRHHLPVERYVPPSEFDELKEIALELGFTHAACGPFVRSSYHADLQAQGMEIK; the protein is encoded by the coding sequence ATGAGCAAACCAATCCAAATGGAAAAAGGCGTTAAATATCGTGACGCTGACAAAATGGCATTAATTCCCGTAAAGAATATGCCTGCTGAACAGAAAGAAGTTTTACGTAAGCCTGCATGGATGAAGATTAAACTTCCTTCAGACAGCCATCGTATTCAAGAAATCAAATCTGCAATGCGCAAAAACAACCTGCACTCAGTTTGTGAAGAAGCGTCTTGCCCTAACCTAGCTGAGTGTTTTAACCACGGCACGGCAACGTTTATGATTCTTGGCGCTATCTGTACTCGTCGCTGCCCGTTCTGTGATGTTGCCCATGGTCGACCGAATGCTCCAGAAGCCGAAGAGCCGAAGAAACTGGCTAAGACGATTAAAGACATGAAACTGAAGTACGTTGTAATCACTTCAGTAGACCGTGATGACTTACGTGATGGCGGTGCTCAGCACTTTGCTGATTGTAACCGTGAAATTCGCGAGCAAAACCCAAACATTCGTATCGAAACACTGGTTCCGGACTTCCGTGGTCGTATGGACGTTGCGCTTGAACTAATGAAAGACAACCCACCAGATGTTTTCAACCACAACCTAGAGACAGCGCCGCGTCTATACCGTAAAGCGCGTCCAGGTGCGAACTACAAGTGGTCTCTTGATCTGTTAAGAAAATTCAAAGAGCAGCATCCAAGCATCCCAACCAAATCAGGTGTGATGATGGGCCTTGGTGAGACGAAAGAAGAGATCGTTCAAGTATTGAAAGATCTTCGTGAACATGGTGTAACGATGCTGACTCTAGGCCAATACCTAGCACCAAGCCGTCACCACTTGCCAGTTGAACGCTACGTGCCGCCTTCTGAGTTTGATGAGTTGAAAGAGATTGCTCTAGAGCTAGGCTTCACTCACGCAGCATGTGGTCCGTTTGTACGTTCTTCTTACCATGCAGACTTGCAAGCACAAGGTATGGAAATTAAGTAA
- the lipB gene encoding lipoyl(octanoyl) transferase LipB has protein sequence MQNKLIVKKLGRQDYEPVWKAMHKFTDERTDEDVDQIWLVEHNPVFTQGQAGKAEHVLNAGDIPVIQSDRGGQVTYHGPGQLVAYFLINIRRKKFGVRDLVTHIENLVINTLKAYNIDSTARPDAPGVYVDGKKICSLGLRIRRGCSFHGLALNVDMDLSPFQRINPCGYQGMEMAQVSQLGGPSELENVEQQLIQELVELLGYDQVDIQATSNITAEA, from the coding sequence TTGCAAAATAAGCTAATCGTAAAAAAATTAGGTCGTCAGGATTACGAACCTGTATGGAAAGCCATGCATAAGTTCACAGACGAACGCACGGATGAAGACGTAGACCAAATTTGGTTGGTTGAACACAACCCAGTTTTCACTCAAGGACAAGCAGGTAAAGCTGAGCATGTATTAAATGCTGGTGATATCCCTGTGATACAAAGCGATCGCGGTGGCCAAGTGACGTACCACGGGCCCGGTCAGTTAGTCGCTTACTTCCTGATAAACATCCGCCGCAAGAAATTCGGAGTGCGTGATTTGGTTACTCATATTGAGAACCTCGTAATCAATACTCTGAAAGCTTACAATATAGATTCAACTGCCCGACCTGACGCTCCTGGTGTTTATGTCGATGGCAAGAAAATCTGTTCACTCGGATTACGAATTCGACGCGGCTGCTCGTTCCACGGGCTAGCACTCAACGTCGATATGGACTTGTCTCCATTCCAACGTATTAACCCATGTGGTTACCAAGGGATGGAAATGGCGCAAGTAAGCCAACTCGGCGGTCCAAGTGAACTAGAAAACGTTGAGCAACAGTTAATACAAGAGCTCGTAGAACTACTCGGCTATGACCAAGTAGACATTCAAGCCACCAGTAACATTACAGCAGAAGCATAA
- the ybeD gene encoding DUF493 family protein YbeD: MMNINSDAKLKDLLEFPCSFTYKVMGYAKPELTELVLEVIQRHAPGDYSPTLKPSAKGNYHSVSINITATSIEQVETLYKELGEIEIVRMVL, translated from the coding sequence ATCATGAACATCAATTCTGATGCAAAACTAAAAGACCTCTTAGAGTTCCCTTGTTCATTCACTTACAAAGTTATGGGCTACGCTAAGCCAGAACTTACTGAACTAGTGCTAGAAGTGATCCAGCGTCATGCTCCTGGTGACTACAGCCCAACTCTAAAACCGAGTGCGAAAGGTAACTACCACTCTGTTTCTATCAATATTACTGCGACTTCAATTGAGCAAGTAGAAACGCTATATAAAGAACTGGGCGAAATCGAAATCGTTCGTATGGTTCTGTAA
- a CDS encoding serine hydrolase produces the protein MIKSNKLVKSIFATSVALSATIATSSFAAPIIVPDAPQIAAKGFVLMDYHSGKVLAEKEMNTQLSPASLTKMMTSYVVGQELERGNINLNDDVVISENAWAKNFPDSSKMFIEVGTTVKVEELNRGIIIQSGNDACVAMAEHIAGSEDAFVDLMNAWASSIGMKDTHFANVHGLDNPNLYSTPYDMALLGQALIRDVPDEYRIYSQKKFTYNGITQYNRNGLLWDKSMNVDGIKTGHTSNAGYSLVSSATEGKMRLVAVVMGTKNANARKTESKKLLSYGFRFFETVAPHTAGETFVEEKIWMGSKDTVALGVDEDTFVTLPRGQAKNLKASFVLEKELEAPISKGDVVGKLFYQVDGEDVAEYPLLALEDVDQGSLFSRLWDYLVLLFKGLF, from the coding sequence ATGATTAAATCTAATAAACTTGTTAAATCGATTTTTGCTACTTCTGTTGCTCTTTCTGCAACGATAGCAACATCGTCATTCGCCGCTCCTATTATTGTTCCTGACGCTCCTCAAATCGCTGCAAAGGGATTTGTTCTGATGGATTACCATTCAGGCAAAGTACTCGCAGAGAAAGAGATGAACACTCAACTTTCTCCAGCAAGTTTAACCAAGATGATGACGAGCTACGTAGTCGGCCAAGAGCTAGAGCGTGGCAACATCAACCTAAACGACGATGTTGTTATCAGTGAAAATGCTTGGGCTAAAAACTTCCCTGATTCATCTAAGATGTTCATTGAAGTTGGTACAACCGTTAAAGTTGAAGAGCTGAACCGCGGTATCATTATTCAATCAGGTAACGATGCTTGTGTTGCGATGGCTGAACATATTGCCGGCTCTGAAGATGCATTTGTTGACTTAATGAACGCATGGGCGAGCTCTATCGGAATGAAAGACACGCACTTTGCTAACGTGCACGGTCTAGACAACCCTAACCTTTACTCAACGCCTTACGATATGGCGCTACTAGGTCAGGCGCTGATTCGCGATGTTCCTGATGAGTACCGTATCTACTCACAGAAGAAATTCACTTACAACGGCATCACCCAGTACAACCGCAACGGTCTGTTATGGGATAAGAGCATGAACGTTGATGGCATTAAAACGGGCCACACAAGCAATGCAGGTTACAGCCTAGTAAGCTCAGCAACCGAAGGTAAAATGCGCCTAGTTGCTGTTGTTATGGGTACCAAGAATGCTAACGCTCGTAAAACAGAAAGCAAAAAACTGCTTAGCTACGGTTTCCGCTTCTTCGAAACAGTGGCACCACACACCGCTGGTGAAACCTTCGTTGAAGAGAAGATCTGGATGGGTAGCAAGGACACGGTTGCACTAGGTGTCGACGAAGATACGTTCGTTACTCTGCCTCGTGGCCAAGCTAAGAACCTGAAGGCAAGCTTCGTTCTTGAGAAAGAGCTAGAAGCACCAATCAGCAAAGGCGACGTTGTGGGTAAACTATTCTACCAAGTCGACGGTGAAGACGTTGCTGAATACCCACTACTTGCACTTGAAGATGTAGACCAAGGCAGCCTATTTAGCCGTCTATGGGACTACCTAGTACTGCTATTCAAAGGTTTATTCTAA
- a CDS encoding septal ring lytic transglycosylase RlpA family protein: MSVKVTSIKTSLVNELPIKKLVSIVSLAVVINGCSSTEPTGRYDIDSDIAPDAPISVEHLEDAHPQYEPYSLGGNTDYTLRGEDYKIVKKTEGFTEKGKASWYGKKFHGHLTSNGEIYDMYSMSAAHKTLPIPSYVKVTNTDNDKTTIVRINDRGPFHEGRIIDLSYAAAYKLDVLRTGTANVEIEVITVAMPTDANKKAALPQFIIQVATSPHEDRTEKLAKDLGEKLAVATFLQPNDDNYRLMLGPFHDYALTQEKLEQVKLMGYPSAYIKKHTLTR, from the coding sequence ATGTCTGTTAAAGTAACTTCTATAAAAACATCTTTGGTTAATGAGCTGCCAATAAAAAAACTAGTGTCTATAGTGAGCCTAGCCGTTGTTATAAACGGTTGTTCTTCGACAGAACCAACAGGCCGCTACGATATAGATTCAGATATTGCACCAGACGCACCGATCTCAGTAGAGCATCTCGAGGATGCTCACCCTCAGTATGAACCTTATAGTTTAGGTGGTAACACGGATTACACTTTGCGTGGCGAAGACTACAAGATCGTAAAGAAGACAGAAGGGTTTACAGAGAAAGGTAAAGCCTCTTGGTACGGTAAGAAATTTCATGGCCATTTAACGTCGAATGGCGAGATCTACGACATGTATTCGATGTCTGCGGCACACAAAACATTGCCGATTCCGAGCTATGTAAAAGTGACGAATACCGATAATGACAAAACGACGATTGTGCGCATCAATGACCGAGGTCCATTTCATGAAGGGCGAATCATTGACCTTAGTTATGCCGCGGCATACAAACTCGATGTATTGAGAACAGGCACGGCAAATGTTGAGATAGAAGTCATCACTGTGGCTATGCCAACCGACGCAAATAAAAAGGCGGCTTTACCTCAATTTATTATTCAAGTAGCCACTTCCCCACATGAAGATAGAACCGAGAAGTTAGCCAAAGATCTAGGCGAAAAGTTAGCTGTAGCAACGTTCTTGCAGCCAAATGATGATAACTACCGCCTGATGCTTGGCCCATTTCATGACTATGCTCTGACTCAAGAAAAATTAGAACAAGTTAAGCTAATGGGTTACCCGTCAGCTTATATAAAAAAACACACGCTAACTCGCTAA
- the rodA gene encoding rod shape-determining protein RodA — MKLDPSTGRNRALFERLHIDLPLLLGILVLMGFALLIMYSASGQSLAMMDRQAMRMVLSLGVMIFLAQISPRTYETLAPLLFAGGVILLLGVLFFGEASKGAQRWLNFGFIRFQPSELLKLAVPLMLARFIGKRSLPPTFQTLAISLVMVFVPTILIAKQPDLGTSILIAASGIFVIFLAGISWKIIASAAIALGGFIPILWFFLMREYQKVRVRTLFDPESDPLGAGYHIIQSKIAIGSGGISGKGWLQGTQSQLEFIPERHTDFIFAVIAEEWGMIGILFLLAIYLFIIGRGLVLASQAQTAFGRMMGGSIVLSFFVYIFVNIGMVSGILPVVGVPLPLVSYGGTSMVTLMAGFGILMSIHTHRKAFSKAT, encoded by the coding sequence ATGAAACTTGATCCTTCAACTGGACGAAATAGAGCCCTATTTGAACGGCTGCATATCGACCTGCCGCTATTGCTTGGCATTCTGGTTTTAATGGGCTTTGCCCTATTGATCATGTACAGCGCAAGCGGACAGAGCCTTGCGATGATGGATCGCCAAGCGATGCGTATGGTGCTGTCTTTGGGTGTGATGATCTTTTTAGCGCAAATCTCACCTCGTACTTATGAGACCTTGGCTCCACTACTGTTTGCGGGCGGCGTTATTCTACTACTCGGGGTGTTGTTCTTTGGCGAGGCCTCTAAAGGTGCGCAGCGCTGGTTAAACTTCGGCTTTATTCGATTCCAACCCTCTGAACTATTGAAGCTTGCAGTACCCTTGATGCTGGCTCGATTTATTGGTAAGCGCTCACTGCCACCCACTTTCCAAACCTTAGCTATCTCATTAGTGATGGTGTTTGTACCTACAATCCTTATCGCTAAACAGCCAGATTTAGGCACATCGATACTCATCGCAGCATCCGGTATCTTCGTGATATTCCTGGCAGGTATTAGTTGGAAGATCATTGCTAGTGCCGCGATTGCACTGGGTGGGTTTATTCCAATCTTATGGTTCTTCTTGATGCGTGAATATCAAAAAGTTCGTGTAAGAACCCTTTTTGACCCTGAATCAGATCCATTAGGTGCAGGCTATCACATCATCCAAAGTAAGATTGCAATTGGCTCTGGTGGTATATCAGGAAAAGGTTGGCTGCAAGGTACCCAATCTCAACTAGAGTTCATTCCAGAGCGCCATACCGACTTTATTTTTGCGGTCATCGCCGAAGAGTGGGGCATGATTGGTATTTTGTTTTTGCTCGCTATCTACCTGTTCATTATTGGCCGTGGCTTAGTGCTTGCAAGCCAAGCTCAAACAGCATTTGGGCGAATGATGGGCGGCAGTATCGTACTGAGTTTCTTCGTCTATATTTTCGTAAACATTGGTATGGTAAGCGGCATTCTACCTGTGGTGGGTGTTCCTCTACCTCTGGTCAGCTATGGCGGTACCTCTATGGTTACCCTTATGGCCGGTTTCGGTATTTTAATGTCAATCCATACACACAGAAAAGCATTCTCAAAGGCGACCTAA